The bacterium nucleotide sequence TGGCCGAGATCGCCGCCGCGCTCGACGCGGCCGGCACGCGCATCCTCGGCACGCGGGCCACGCGCGAGCACTTCGAAGCGGCGGCCGCGCGCGTCGCGGGCCTCGATTACCACGAGCGGCCGCGGCTCTTCCTCAAGGGCATCCCCGCCCGCGAGGCGGCCTGCGGCCACGTGCTCGTGGTCTGCGCGGGCACCAGCGACCTGCCGGTCGCCGAGGAGGCGGCCTGGACGGCGCGCCTGGTCGGCGTGCACGTGGAGACGCTCTTCGACGTCGGCGTCGCCGGCGTGCACCGGCTCACCGAGCAGCGCGACCTGCTCGATTGGGCCCATGCGATCATCGTGGTCGCCGGCATGGAGGGGGCCTTGCCCAGTGTCGTCGGCGGGCTGGTGCGCGTGCCGGTCGTCGCCGTGCCGACCAGCGTCGGCTACGGCGTCGCCTTCGGGGGCGTCGCCGCCCTCCTCGGCATGCTGAACAGCTGCGCCATGGGTGTCAGCGTGATGAACATCGACAACGGCTTCGGCGCCGGCCTCGCCGCGGCGCGCTTCGCGCGCGGCCTGGGCGAGGCCGTCAGGCGCGAACGGGAGGAGCGCGGGTGATGGAGCAGCACGCGCCGGGCGCCCAGAGCGCGCCGGGCTGGGGCGGGCGCCGCGAGCCGCTCTTTCCGGGCGCCCAGCGCGCCCTCTTTGTCGATGCCCCCAGTGGAATCGCTGGCGACATGTTCCTCGTCGCGCTGGCCGGTCTCGGCTTCTCGCTCGCCGAGCTCGAGGCCGCCTTCGCCCGCGCCGGCGTCAAGCTCGCCCTCGCCGCCGAACCCGTGACGCGCCATCACCTGGCCGGGCTCCACCTGCGCGCCGAGCTGCCGCACGAGCACGTTCACCGAGGCCTTGCCGACTGCCTCGCGATCGTGAACGCGCTCGGACTGCCTGCGCCGGCCGCGGCACTCGCCGAGCGCTGCTTCCGCCGACTCGCTGCCGTGGAGGCCGCGCTCCACGCGACCACCCCCGCCAACGTGCACTTCCACGAGGTGGGCGCGCTGGACTCGCTGCTGGACATCGCCGGCGCGGCCCTCGGCCTCGCGCGGCTGGGCGTCGGGCAGGTCTACCTGCGCGAGCTGGCCGTGGGCCGCGGCACGGTGAAGACGGCCCACGGCGTGCTGCCCGTGCCCGCCCCCGCCACGCTCGCGCTGCTCACCGCCAGGGGCGTGCCGCTGCGCGAGGTCGCGGTGGACGCCGAACTCGTGACGCCCACCGGCGCGCTCATCCTGGCCGAGACCGCCGAGCCGGCGCCGGCGGGTCTCGCCTGGCGCCCGCTGGCCAGCGCCTATGGTGCCGGCACGCGGGAGATTCCCGGCCGGCCGAACCTGCTGCGCCTCACCCTGGCCGAGCCGCTGCCCACGGCCGCGACGGAGGGCCTCATCCACCGCGAGCTGCCACTCCTGCGCTGCACCGTCGACGACATGAGCGCCGAACGCTGCGGCTATCTCATGGAGCGCCTCTTCGAAGCGGGCGCGCTGGACGTGCACTTCCGGCCCCTCCAGATGAAGAAGAACCGGCCCGGCATCGAGATCGAGGTGCTGGCCAGCGAGGACGCGGAGCAGCTCGCGCGTCTGCAGGGTCTACTCTTCACCGAGACGAGCACGCTGGGCCTGCGCATCGCGCGCGAGGAGCGCGTGGAGCTGCCGCGCCGCTTCGAGCGCGTCCAGACACCCTGGGGGGAAGTGACGATGAAGGTGGCCACGCTCCCCGGCGGCGACCGGCGCGCCGCGCCCGAGTACGAGGACTGCGCGCGGCTCGCGCGCGCGAGCGGGCGGCCGCTCGCCGAGATCGAGGAGGCGGCGCGCCGCGCCTGGGCCGCGCGCCGGGAGGAGGAGGGAGCCCGATGAAGCGAAGCAGCGGCCGCGCAGTGCGTCTCGCGCTCCTGCTGCTCGCCGCTGCGCTCGCGCTGCCGGCCTGCAGCCAGAAGGGCGAGACGCCGCAGGGCAGCACGACCCCGCCCCCGGCCCGCCCTCGCGACGAGGTCCCGCGCGAGGCGCCGCGCCGCGAGCCCGGCATCGCGCATGTCGTGCAACCCGGCGAGACCTGGGCCGGCCTCGCGGAGGACTACTACGGCGACACGGCCCGCGCCCGCGGGCTGCAGCGCGCGAACCCCGACAACACGGCCGCGCCCGCGCCCGGCGACACGCTCTTCATCCCCTTCACGGCGCGCGAGCGGGAGATCTACGCCGAGCGCGCCAAGGCGCGCGGGCCCTACAACGAGGGTCTCGCCCTCGCGCAGCGCGGCGACTACCCGGACGCCATCCTCAAGTTCGAGGAGGCGATCGCCGCGGATTCCAAGCTGGCGCGCGCGCACTACAACCTCGGGCTCGTCTACCAGCGCGCCGGCGCGCCGCGGCGCGCCGCGTCCTGCCTGCAGAAGGCCTGCGAGCTGGCGCCGAGCGCGGACACGCACTACGCCCTGGGCCTCGCCCAGCGGGAGATCGGCGAGATGGGCAAGGCCGAGCGCAGCTTCCGCGCCGCGCTCGAGCTGGCCCCGGACCACCTGCCGAGCCTCTATGCCCTCGCCCGTTCGCTCGCCGAGCGCGAGAGCGGCGAAGCGGAGCGCTACTGGCGGGCCGTGCTCGCGCGCGATCCCGAGGGTCCCCGCGGCCGCGAGGCCGCCGCGGCGCTGGGCCTCGCGCCCGGCGCGGACTCGGAACCCTGAGCATGATGGGCCCGGCGCAGGCCGGCGCGCGGCGATGAGCGCGCTCCTTGCGGCGCGCGGCCTCGTCGTCGAGCGCGGCGGTCGGCGCCTGCTGGACGGCGTCGACTGCGCGCTGCGCGCCGGCGAGCACTGGCTCGTCTGGGGCGCGAACGGCGCCGGCAAGACCACCCTCGCCCGCGTGCTCGCCGGATTCCTCGCCCCCGACACCGGCCGCGTGGAGTACGCCGCCGGACTCGAGCCGCCGCTGCCCCTGCTGGTCGCCGATCCCGATGCTCAGCTCGCCGCGGCCAGCGTGCGCGACGAGGTCGCGCTCGGCGCCCGCCGGCCCGGCGAGCCGCGTCTGGACCGTGCGGGTCGCGGCCCGGCGGCCGCGCGCATCGCCGCGGCGCTCGCGGACTACCGGCTGGAGCCGCTCGCCGCGCGCAACCCGCACGCGCTCTCGGGCGGCGAGAAGCGGCGCCTGAACCTCGCGGCGCTCTCCGTGCTCGAGGCGCCGCTCCTCATCCTCGACGAACCGGAGCTGCACCTCGATCCGCCCTCCTGGCGGGACTGCTGCGCGCTCATGGCAGCCTGGCGCGCGGCTGACCCGCAGCGGGCGCTGCTCGAAATCAGCCGCGATCCCGAGCGCGCGCTCGTCGCGGACGGGCTGCTCGTCCTGCACGAGGGGCGGGTCGTGGGGGCGGGCGCGCCGCGGGAGGTCTACGCGGCGCTGCGGGGACGCGGCCTGCCGATCCCGCGCGTGGCGGCCTGGGAGCCGCTCGCCGCGCCCGCACCGGCGCCTGCGCTGCTGGAGCCGGGCGCGCCACTCCTGCGCGCCGAGGGTCTGCGCCTCGCGCGGCCCAGCGGCGGCCCGCCCGTGCTGGGCGGCCTCGACCTGAGCGTCGCCGCGGGCGAGCGCGTGCTGATCCTCGGCGAGAACGGCAGCGGCAAGAGCGCCTTGCTCGTGCTGCTCGCGGACCTGGCCGACCCCACGAGCGGCCGGCTCTGGCTGGACGCGGCCGCCGCCCCGGCGCTGGCGTTCCAGGAGCCGGAGCGGGTATGCTTCGCCGAGCGCGTCGAGGACGAGGTGGCCTTCGGGCCACGCCGGCGCCAGGGGCTCGCGGGCGCGGCGCTGGCCGCGCGCGTCGAGGGCGCCCTGGCGGCGATGGGCCTGCCGCCCGCCGAGTTCGCGGCGCGGGACCCCTTCCAGCTCTCGGCGGGCGAGCAGCGGCGCCTGGCCCTGGCCAGTGTGATGGCCCTGTCGCCCGGCCTGCTGCTCCTCGACGAGCCGGGTGCGGGCCTGGATGCAGAAGGCTGGGCCCAGCTGATGGCCGCCCTGGCCGCCTGGCCGGGCGCGCTGGTCTGGGCCGATTGCCGGCAGCCGGCGGGTGCGGCGGGCTTCTTCCATCGCCGCCTGCGGCTGGAGGCCGGGCGGCTCGGCGAGTTGTCGGCGGACGCGGAGGCGTGAGTTGCGGCGGTTGATCCGGCAGGCGCGGCGCTACCTGGCCTTCCTCTGGCGCGAGTACCGCGAGGACCGCTGCGCGCAGGCGGCAGCGGCGCTCGCCTTCGGCACCCTGCTCAGCGTGGTACCCCTGGCCGCCCTGCTCGGCTGGCTGACGCGGCCCTTCCACCGTTACATCGCGAATCCGATCGAGCAGATCGCGCCCTTCTTCACGCCGACGCCGCGCCTGCAGGAGATCATCCGCCAGAGCGTGGAGCGCTACGCGGGCAACGCCACGCAACTCGGCCTGATCGGCCTGCTCTTCTTCCTGCCCGTGGCCTGGGGCATGCTCTCCTCGATCGAGAGCGTGATCAACGACATCTGGCACGTGGAGAAGCGGCGCGGGCAGTTCCACCGGCTCGCGCATTTTTGGGCGGCGGTGGTCTTCGCGCCGCTGCTCTTCTTCGCGAGCGCGACGCTCAAGCAAGCGATCGAGCGGGCGGTCATCCTCGAAGGCTGGCTCGACTCGCGCACGGTGAACTGGCTGCTCGGCGACCTCGCGCCCTTCCTGCTGCTCGTCGCCTCGGCCACGCTGGCCTACTGGATCCTGCCCAACAAGCACGTGCGCTTCGGCTCGGCGCTGATCGGCGGCGCCGTGACGGCCCTGCTCTACCAGCTCGTGCACTGGGGTTTCGGGCTCTACGTGTCGAGCGTGGGCGCCTACGACCGCATCTACGGCCTACTCGGCGCGATCCCGGCCTTCCTGATCTGGGTCTTCCTCGTCTGGTCCGTAGTGCTGATCGGCGCCGAGGTGGCCTACAGCGCCCAGCACGCCTGGGACGAGGAGCCGCCGCGCTGAGTGCAGTCGATTCAAGCTAGATTCGGCGGACTCGCGGGCTATCTTCCCGGCCGTCGGAAGGCTTCAGGGCTGCCGCGCCGCCCGCCCGTCACTCCGGATGCCACAAAGTATCTGCTCAGCGACTTGACAGGCGCTCAAGCCGGTCTAGACTTGGCTTGATGCAGTGCCCCAGGCCGCGGTGGTCTTGAATCTGGCGTTGACGCTGGGAGGTGGGCGATGGACCGGCGAAGGCAAGCTGTTTTTTTTTCAATGGCTTCTAGTGTCGCTTCTGCTCCTGCTTCCTGGAGTGAGCGATGCGGAGATCATCCCACAGCACCTGATCGTGCAGTACGTGGAGCGACCAGCCGTGATGGCGGTGGTGAATGACTCCCTCGACACGGAGCAGCCCGAGTCAGACGGGTTGATCAACCGCAGGCCGGTGGAAGTCGCGGTCTTCCTCTGGCAGGAGGAATCACCCCAACAGACCTTCCTGAGCAACTGCCTCCTGGTCGTCTATCAGGATTCCCTCCGCCTCACCGAGCTGGACTCGCTCCGCCAGAGCCTGGGTACCCGCGGTGAGA carries:
- a CDS encoding YihY/virulence factor BrkB family protein, producing MAGSRRVRRASSIAACGWRPGGSASCRRTRRRELRRLIRQARRYLAFLWREYREDRCAQAAAALAFGTLLSVVPLAALLGWLTRPFHRYIANPIEQIAPFFTPTPRLQEIIRQSVERYAGNATQLGLIGLLFFLPVAWGMLSSIESVINDIWHVEKRRGQFHRLAHFWAAVVFAPLLFFASATLKQAIERAVILEGWLDSRTVNWLLGDLAPFLLLVASATLAYWILPNKHVRFGSALIGGAVTALLYQLVHWGFGLYVSSVGAYDRIYGLLGAIPAFLIWVFLVWSVVLIGAEVAYSAQHAWDEEPPR
- a CDS encoding ABC transporter ATP-binding protein, translated to MPSPVRSPSARAAKRSATGGPCSRAIPRVPAAARPPRRWASRPARTRNPEHDGPGAGRRAAMSALLAARGLVVERGGRRLLDGVDCALRAGEHWLVWGANGAGKTTLARVLAGFLAPDTGRVEYAAGLEPPLPLLVADPDAQLAAASVRDEVALGARRPGEPRLDRAGRGPAAARIAAALADYRLEPLAARNPHALSGGEKRRLNLAALSVLEAPLLILDEPELHLDPPSWRDCCALMAAWRAADPQRALLEISRDPERALVADGLLVLHEGRVVGAGAPREVYAALRGRGLPIPRVAAWEPLAAPAPAPALLEPGAPLLRAEGLRLARPSGGPPVLGGLDLSVAAGERVLILGENGSGKSALLVLLADLADPTSGRLWLDAAAAPALAFQEPERVCFAERVEDEVAFGPRRRQGLAGAALAARVEGALAAMGLPPAEFAARDPFQLSAGEQRRLALASVMALSPGLLLLDEPGAGLDAEGWAQLMAALAAWPGALVWADCRQPAGAAGFFHRRLRLEAGRLGELSADAEA
- the larB gene encoding nickel pincer cofactor biosynthesis protein LarB, whose amino-acid sequence is MEESRIREQLEALAAGRLSVEQALRQLAGLHVESLGHTRVDHHRALRTGFPEVIYCASKEPAQVAEIAAALDAAGTRILGTRATREHFEAAAARVAGLDYHERPRLFLKGIPAREAACGHVLVVCAGTSDLPVAEEAAWTARLVGVHVETLFDVGVAGVHRLTEQRDLLDWAHAIIVVAGMEGALPSVVGGLVRVPVVAVPTSVGYGVAFGGVAALLGMLNSCAMGVSVMNIDNGFGAGLAAARFARGLGEAVRREREERG
- a CDS encoding tetratricopeptide repeat protein; translation: MKRSSGRAVRLALLLLAAALALPACSQKGETPQGSTTPPPARPRDEVPREAPRREPGIAHVVQPGETWAGLAEDYYGDTARARGLQRANPDNTAAPAPGDTLFIPFTAREREIYAERAKARGPYNEGLALAQRGDYPDAILKFEEAIAADSKLARAHYNLGLVYQRAGAPRRAASCLQKACELAPSADTHYALGLAQREIGEMGKAERSFRAALELAPDHLPSLYALARSLAERESGEAERYWRAVLARDPEGPRGREAAAALGLAPGADSEP
- the larC gene encoding nickel pincer cofactor biosynthesis protein LarC, with translation MEQHAPGAQSAPGWGGRREPLFPGAQRALFVDAPSGIAGDMFLVALAGLGFSLAELEAAFARAGVKLALAAEPVTRHHLAGLHLRAELPHEHVHRGLADCLAIVNALGLPAPAAALAERCFRRLAAVEAALHATTPANVHFHEVGALDSLLDIAGAALGLARLGVGQVYLRELAVGRGTVKTAHGVLPVPAPATLALLTARGVPLREVAVDAELVTPTGALILAETAEPAPAGLAWRPLASAYGAGTREIPGRPNLLRLTLAEPLPTAATEGLIHRELPLLRCTVDDMSAERCGYLMERLFEAGALDVHFRPLQMKKNRPGIEIEVLASEDAEQLARLQGLLFTETSTLGLRIAREERVELPRRFERVQTPWGEVTMKVATLPGGDRRAAPEYEDCARLARASGRPLAEIEEAARRAWAARREEEGAR